One Endozoicomonas gorgoniicola DNA window includes the following coding sequences:
- the argH gene encoding argininosuccinate lyase: MSDNSNQQWGGRFSEGVDAFVARFTASIDFDRRLYQHDIAGSMAHARMLHKAGILTREEQDAIISGLEGILEDIKQGNIDWSVELEDIHMNIEARLTDRIGDAGKKLHTGRSRNDQVATDIRLWLRDEIDNIDQELNRFQHGLLDLAEREAETIMPGFTHLQTAQPVTFGHHLMAWYEMLTRDRERLQDCRKRVNVSPLGAAALAGTTYPIDREFTARQLGFDRPTRNSLDSVSDRDFAIEFCSAGALIMTHLSRMSEELVLWTSAQFNFIDLPDRFCTGSSIMPQKKNPDVPELVRGKTGRVNGHLISLLTLMKSQPLAYNKDNQEDKEPLFDTVDTLKDCLRAFADMVPHIEAKKASMADAARRGFSTATDLADYLVRKGMPFRNAHEVVGKSVAYGIEQGRDLSEMTLEELQVFSDTIEADVFDVLTLEGSVSARNHIGGTAPEQVRQAVRYARELLKV; this comes from the coding sequence ATGTCTGATAACAGTAATCAGCAGTGGGGCGGGCGGTTCAGTGAAGGAGTGGATGCGTTTGTGGCACGATTCACGGCATCCATTGATTTTGATCGTCGCCTGTATCAACACGATATTGCTGGTTCAATGGCACACGCCCGCATGCTGCACAAGGCAGGCATTCTGACCCGTGAAGAACAGGACGCTATTATCAGCGGTCTGGAAGGTATTCTGGAGGATATTAAGCAGGGCAATATCGACTGGTCCGTTGAGCTGGAAGATATTCACATGAATATCGAGGCGCGCCTGACGGATCGAATCGGGGATGCCGGTAAAAAACTGCACACAGGACGTTCCAGAAACGATCAGGTAGCCACGGATATACGTCTCTGGTTGCGTGATGAGATCGACAATATTGATCAGGAGCTGAACCGTTTTCAGCACGGGTTGCTGGATCTGGCAGAGCGTGAAGCTGAAACCATTATGCCCGGCTTTACCCATCTGCAAACGGCCCAGCCTGTTACCTTTGGTCATCACCTGATGGCCTGGTATGAAATGCTGACGCGTGATCGTGAGCGTTTGCAGGATTGTCGTAAGCGTGTGAATGTTTCTCCCCTGGGTGCAGCGGCACTGGCGGGTACCACTTATCCTATTGACCGTGAATTTACCGCCCGGCAACTGGGGTTTGACCGTCCGACCCGTAACTCTCTGGACTCTGTCAGTGACCGGGACTTTGCCATTGAGTTCTGTTCTGCAGGCGCATTGATCATGACGCACCTGTCCAGAATGTCGGAAGAACTGGTGTTGTGGACATCGGCCCAGTTCAATTTTATTGATCTGCCTGACCGTTTCTGTACCGGATCATCCATTATGCCGCAGAAGAAGAATCCCGATGTTCCAGAGCTGGTGCGGGGCAAAACCGGACGGGTTAATGGTCATCTGATATCGTTGCTGACCCTGATGAAATCCCAACCCCTGGCTTACAACAAGGATAATCAGGAAGATAAAGAGCCACTGTTTGATACGGTAGACACACTGAAGGATTGTCTGCGGGCATTCGCTGACATGGTTCCACATATCGAGGCGAAAAAAGCGTCGATGGCAGACGCCGCCCGTCGTGGTTTCAGTACCGCGACCGATCTGGCGGATTATCTGGTAAGAAAGGGAATGCCTTTCCGCAATGCCCATGAAGTGGTGGGCAAGTCGGTGGCTTATGGTATTGAGCAGGGCAGAGACCTGTCTGAAATGACCCTTGAAGAATTGCAGGTATTTTCTGACACCATTGAGGCGGATGTGTTTGACGTGCTGACTCTGGAAGGTTCGGTCAGCGCCCGTAATCATATTGGCGGCACTGCGCCGGAGCAGGTGCGGCAGGCGGTTCGTTATGCCAGAGAGTTATTAAAAGTCTGA
- a CDS encoding acyl-CoA ligase (AMP-forming), exosortase A system-associated — MSQLLHQLLLDQAEKTPDARALGIKTQWYDYASVANHVKRVATGLQQLGLARHERVAIYLPKTAEAVFSFFGATAAGGVMVPVNPVLKARQVVHILKDCNVRILVTNKARYKQLQPLLSECHDLVRVIVVDSADVDGSTLTWNGFLGKAEQWLPPSSIDADMAAILYTSGSTGKPKGVVLSHRNMVTGAHSVAEYLHNTADDRLLCVLPFSFDYGFSQLTTAFSVGAGCYLLEYLLPRDIVKAVEKQGITGLALVPPLWVQLADLEWQEAGHGLRYFTNSGGAMPTATLSTLRERLPNASPYLMYGLTEAFRSSYLDPSEVDRRPTSMGKAIPNAELLVVNEEGDECQPNEPGELVHRGGLVAMGYWNDTERTAERFKPAPMAFKEIPTPELAVWSGDVVKRDDDGFLYFIGRRDDMIKTSGYRVSPSELEEVVYASGLISEVAAIGLAHARLGQAVVLVVVCADGQVFDEKAITKYCQQHLPAYMVPAKVIEKQSLARNPNGKIDRKVLTEEYKSLFSATGVKQ; from the coding sequence ATGAGTCAGCTTCTCCACCAGTTGCTTCTGGATCAGGCAGAGAAAACACCTGATGCCAGGGCATTGGGTATCAAAACACAATGGTATGATTATGCATCTGTTGCCAATCATGTGAAACGTGTTGCCACTGGTTTGCAGCAGCTTGGGCTGGCTCGTCATGAAAGGGTCGCCATTTACCTGCCTAAAACAGCAGAAGCCGTATTCAGTTTTTTTGGTGCAACCGCTGCGGGTGGTGTCATGGTTCCGGTGAACCCGGTGCTGAAGGCCCGGCAGGTCGTACATATTCTAAAAGACTGCAATGTCCGCATTCTGGTGACGAATAAAGCCAGATATAAACAGCTTCAGCCGTTGCTCAGTGAATGCCATGATCTGGTTCGGGTCATTGTAGTCGATTCTGCTGATGTTGATGGTTCGACATTGACCTGGAATGGTTTTCTGGGAAAGGCTGAACAGTGGTTGCCTCCATCCAGTATTGACGCTGACATGGCTGCCATTCTCTACACCTCCGGCAGTACAGGCAAACCCAAAGGGGTTGTATTATCTCATCGCAATATGGTGACTGGTGCGCACAGTGTGGCAGAGTACCTGCACAATACAGCTGACGACCGGTTGTTGTGTGTGCTGCCATTCAGCTTTGATTATGGTTTCAGTCAGCTGACCACAGCCTTTTCTGTGGGGGCGGGTTGTTATCTGCTCGAATACCTGTTGCCAAGGGATATCGTAAAAGCGGTAGAAAAGCAGGGTATTACCGGTTTGGCGCTGGTTCCGCCGCTGTGGGTTCAGCTGGCTGACCTGGAGTGGCAGGAAGCGGGTCATGGTTTGCGCTATTTCACCAATTCCGGTGGCGCTATGCCGACTGCAACCTTGTCTACTTTAAGAGAAAGATTACCCAATGCTTCTCCGTATCTGATGTATGGACTGACAGAGGCATTCCGTTCCAGTTACCTTGATCCCTCTGAAGTTGACAGGCGTCCGACGTCTATGGGGAAGGCGATTCCTAATGCCGAACTGTTAGTGGTTAATGAAGAGGGCGATGAGTGCCAGCCCAATGAGCCCGGTGAACTGGTTCATCGCGGTGGTCTGGTGGCAATGGGGTACTGGAATGATACAGAGCGTACAGCTGAACGTTTCAAGCCAGCTCCTATGGCGTTTAAGGAAATTCCGACACCTGAACTGGCAGTATGGTCAGGGGATGTTGTAAAGCGGGACGACGATGGCTTTCTGTATTTTATTGGACGTCGTGACGATATGATCAAAACGTCTGGCTACCGTGTCAGCCCCAGCGAGTTGGAAGAGGTGGTTTATGCTTCTGGCCTGATTTCTGAAGTGGCTGCCATTGGTCTTGCTCATGCTCGTCTGGGGCAGGCGGTGGTTCTGGTGGTCGTGTGCGCAGATGGTCAGGTGTTCGATGAAAAAGCCATTACCAAATATTGCCAGCAGCATTTGCCCGCCTACATGGTGCCTGCAAAGGTGATCGAAAAGCAGAGCCTTGCCCGCAACCCGAATGGCAAGATTGACCGGAAAGTATTGACTGAAGAGTACAAAAGCCTGTTCAGTGCAACAGGAGTGAAGCAATGA
- a CDS encoding pyridoxal-dependent decarboxylase, exosortase A system-associated encodes MSKKHDRLERINSRNNELLIADRKASELVDIVGGTPLYVYSRTELNDRVKALRAAMPEALKLHYAIKANPMPAVVQHMSSMLDGLDVASHKEMLVALGTGVVPETISFAGPAKQPGELRAAVAAGIVVNVESVLELERLYVISEELGIRPKVAFRVNPDFELKSSGMKMAGGPKQFGIDAELMPDILSGLDTANIDFKGFHIFSGSQNLKADALIEAHDKTFELAARLTALAPAKVEHVNIGGGLGIPYFPGEKALDVTPVAENLQRLLDSRSGDFRDTEIVMELGRYFVGEAGYYLCKVTDKKVSRGQTYLMTDGGLHHNLSNSGNFGQVIRKNYPVLIANRVDGGKTEKVEIVGPLCTPLDIVGAKLELPEAEVGDLIAVFQSGAYGATASPQDFLSHPHVRELLI; translated from the coding sequence ATGAGTAAAAAACATGACCGGCTTGAACGAATCAATAGTCGTAACAATGAGTTGTTGATAGCTGACAGGAAAGCTTCGGAGCTGGTTGATATTGTGGGTGGGACACCGCTTTATGTTTACAGCCGGACAGAACTAAACGACAGAGTTAAAGCGTTGCGCGCCGCCATGCCGGAAGCCCTGAAGCTGCATTATGCGATTAAGGCAAACCCTATGCCTGCGGTTGTGCAGCATATGTCATCCATGCTGGATGGTCTGGACGTTGCCTCACATAAAGAGATGCTGGTGGCCCTGGGAACTGGCGTTGTACCGGAAACGATCAGCTTTGCCGGCCCTGCCAAACAACCTGGCGAGTTGAGGGCTGCGGTTGCCGCAGGAATTGTCGTGAATGTTGAATCAGTTCTGGAGCTGGAAAGGCTTTATGTCATCAGTGAAGAGCTGGGTATCCGACCCAAAGTGGCATTTCGTGTGAATCCGGATTTTGAACTGAAATCCTCTGGCATGAAAATGGCTGGTGGACCTAAGCAGTTTGGTATTGATGCGGAATTAATGCCGGATATCCTGTCAGGTCTGGATACAGCAAACATTGATTTTAAGGGTTTTCATATTTTCTCAGGTTCACAGAACCTGAAAGCTGATGCGCTGATAGAAGCTCATGACAAGACATTTGAGCTGGCTGCCAGGCTAACAGCGCTGGCACCGGCAAAAGTGGAACACGTCAACATTGGTGGTGGCCTTGGTATCCCCTATTTTCCTGGTGAAAAGGCGCTGGATGTAACACCTGTCGCTGAAAACCTTCAGCGTTTGCTGGATTCCCGGAGTGGTGATTTCCGTGACACTGAAATTGTTATGGAGCTGGGACGATACTTCGTCGGGGAAGCCGGTTACTACCTCTGCAAGGTGACAGATAAGAAAGTGTCGAGAGGTCAGACTTACCTGATGACAGATGGTGGCTTACATCACAATCTGTCTAATTCGGGTAACTTTGGTCAGGTCATTCGCAAGAACTACCCTGTGTTGATTGCCAACCGTGTCGATGGTGGTAAAACAGAAAAAGTCGAAATTGTCGGCCCTTTGTGTACACCGCTGGATATTGTCGGCGCTAAACTTGAACTTCCTGAAGCAGAAGTTGGGGATCTGATCGCTGTATTCCAGTCTGGCGCTTACGGCGCAACAGCCAGTCCGCAGGACTTTTTAAGTCATCCACATGTCCGGGAGTTACTGATCTGA
- a CDS encoding GNAT family N-acetyltransferase translates to MSAPALPKAKVRAATAEDFDAVYPLLQELNSTRFTREIWQRLFTNLWHEEDWSPGYVLDNGEEAVGFLGGLNSTTVLDGETHTVCNLTAWIVKDEYRSNSIMLLMPFLKRKNTSLTSLTSSPEAYKVYKKLGFKDVEIECRIIYPLPSFNRQYKVLSAKDEVLAVLNEKEKKVFTDHEGLDVKQVVIRDGQEYCYLLMTRRLGRGHIQMISNVELFRKAVGVTCGSICKSIDVKSLQVDERFMAGQKILLSRRKVFPQPKQVRGKLSALQVNAAYSELSVLATP, encoded by the coding sequence ATGTCTGCACCTGCACTGCCTAAAGCAAAAGTCAGGGCTGCAACGGCTGAAGACTTTGATGCAGTTTATCCATTGTTACAGGAGCTGAACAGCACGCGTTTTACACGTGAAATCTGGCAGAGACTGTTTACTAACCTCTGGCATGAGGAAGACTGGAGTCCGGGCTATGTGCTGGATAATGGCGAGGAAGCGGTCGGTTTTCTGGGTGGGCTGAACTCGACGACAGTTCTGGATGGAGAAACTCACACAGTGTGCAACCTGACGGCGTGGATTGTTAAGGATGAATACCGTAGCAACTCCATCATGTTGCTTATGCCATTTCTTAAACGCAAGAATACCAGCCTGACCAGCCTGACCTCTTCTCCTGAAGCTTATAAGGTGTATAAAAAGCTGGGGTTTAAGGATGTCGAGATAGAGTGCCGGATTATTTATCCACTGCCGTCTTTTAACAGGCAGTACAAAGTGCTTTCAGCAAAAGATGAAGTGCTGGCGGTATTAAATGAGAAGGAAAAAAAGGTATTTACTGATCATGAAGGGCTGGATGTAAAGCAGGTAGTGATCCGTGATGGGCAAGAGTATTGCTATCTTTTAATGACCCGGCGTTTGGGGCGTGGGCATATTCAGATGATCAGCAATGTAGAGTTATTCAGGAAGGCAGTTGGGGTAACGTGCGGATCAATCTGCAAGAGCATTGATGTTAAGTCGTTGCAGGTCGATGAGCGTTTTATGGCGGGGCAGAAGATTCTGCTGTCTCGTAGAAAGGTGTTTCCACAGCCTAAGCAGGTTCGGGGTAAGCTGTCTGCTTTACAGGTAAATGCTGCTTATTCTGAGCTTTCAGTACTGGCTACACCCTGA
- a CDS encoding phosphopantetheine-binding protein: MPKIEELNALLETVLEINTSHFDESTELLGALPEFDSMAVVGVITALEESFGIDVADDDIDATIFETVGSLLNYVNQDRS; this comes from the coding sequence ATGCCAAAAATTGAAGAACTAAACGCTCTACTTGAAACAGTTCTGGAAATTAATACCAGTCACTTCGATGAATCAACCGAACTTCTCGGCGCACTCCCTGAATTCGATTCAATGGCCGTTGTCGGTGTCATCACTGCTTTAGAAGAATCTTTCGGAATAGACGTAGCAGACGATGATATCGATGCAACAATATTCGAAACAGTAGGAAGCCTATTGAATTATGTAAATCAGGATCGTTCCTGA
- a CDS encoding protein kinase family protein, translating into MMMLKDTVIFRNKKFYSKNIGSYEGKRNIDTDNKIYESKYSAVYKEGMDIYKTVKVSSYFRDNFRLLTTRSKSYDEIKGNNFLKQLGINVHNIKYWGISPMSHDVNELLITEYLKDYLPVEHHTIAFREKGVLEKILIQIANDINTMASNGAIYRDLHFQNVMSKLNGQICWIDTGLKYLKSKNKINKKLQIKINVIKRDMLDTGLLSANEWNSFYDTLSFGKQ; encoded by the coding sequence ATGATGATGCTTAAAGATACCGTTATTTTTCGTAACAAAAAATTCTATAGTAAAAACATAGGATCATACGAAGGTAAAAGAAATATTGATACTGACAATAAAATTTATGAAAGCAAATATTCTGCTGTTTACAAAGAGGGAATGGATATCTATAAAACAGTCAAAGTAAGCAGCTATTTCCGTGACAACTTCAGACTATTAACCACCCGATCAAAATCTTATGATGAAATAAAAGGTAATAATTTTTTAAAGCAACTCGGAATAAATGTACACAATATAAAATATTGGGGTATTTCACCAATGAGTCATGACGTAAATGAGCTGCTCATTACTGAATACCTTAAAGACTATTTGCCAGTTGAGCATCATACTATTGCCTTCAGGGAAAAAGGAGTTTTAGAGAAAATCCTGATTCAGATAGCCAATGATATAAACACAATGGCTAGCAATGGTGCAATTTATCGAGATCTTCATTTTCAAAATGTTATGTCAAAACTCAATGGTCAAATTTGTTGGATTGACACCGGTTTAAAATACCTGAAATCAAAAAACAAAATAAATAAAAAATTGCAGATCAAGATAAATGTCATTAAGAGAGATATGCTTGATACGGGGTTACTATCAGCTAACGAATGGAATAGCTTTTATGACACTTTATCTTTTGGTAAACAATGA
- a CDS encoding PIG-L deacetylase family protein: MQRKSIYISASIILIMTLAFGLKAIIPALVIIWLLHQIIFSDHIWYNTNEDYTYEFSDVNAKSITIEKGTFSFESSNQPTTYLIEVFSKSTLTGKFLDPYVKISCKDKQIQHYFERSVNGKRFLNITSLVESFGSYEITIEQNYCSISNSAVLYTFNNSNINLDCIMVIAPHADDAEIAAFGLYSNTNSHIVTVTAGEVEPYTFKHFSSNSKIASRLKGLVRSWDSLTVPVWGNQPFSNSIQLGYFCKQLPAMEKSPLIPVLSQTSEVTDTRVFRQFNAFKLSSDNSGHPTWVNLVQDFVELINQIKPTTIITPHEQLDSHPDHKAATSALREALSKSNHHPDHLLLYTNHLSTTDMHPFGPAHTSVSLPPSLEVTKIESVFSFPLNEEDQLAKAVSLEMMHDLRRPQKLKQKIRSVLQSIFIDRKTSNYGHDPFFRKSVRSNELFFIESINDDA, from the coding sequence ATGCAACGAAAAAGTATCTATATATCAGCATCAATCATTCTTATCATGACACTGGCTTTTGGTTTAAAAGCTATTATTCCTGCATTAGTTATAATCTGGCTACTGCATCAGATTATCTTTTCTGATCACATATGGTACAATACTAACGAAGATTATACTTATGAATTTAGTGACGTAAATGCAAAATCTATAACAATTGAAAAAGGTACTTTTTCATTTGAATCAAGTAACCAACCAACTACCTACCTTATTGAAGTCTTTTCAAAATCTACGCTTACGGGGAAGTTTTTAGATCCGTACGTAAAAATATCGTGTAAAGATAAGCAGATTCAACATTATTTTGAAAGATCAGTCAATGGAAAGCGATTCTTAAATATCACATCACTAGTCGAGAGCTTTGGAAGTTACGAAATAACTATTGAGCAAAATTACTGTTCGATTAGCAACTCCGCCGTATTATATACATTCAACAACTCCAATATTAATCTTGATTGTATTATGGTTATTGCCCCTCATGCCGACGATGCAGAAATTGCTGCCTTTGGCTTATACAGTAATACAAATAGTCACATCGTGACTGTTACAGCTGGCGAAGTGGAACCTTATACTTTCAAGCACTTTTCTTCTAATTCAAAAATTGCTTCCAGGCTAAAAGGGTTAGTAAGAAGCTGGGATAGCCTGACTGTTCCAGTCTGGGGCAATCAACCTTTTTCTAATTCAATTCAGCTTGGCTATTTTTGCAAACAGCTGCCAGCGATGGAGAAATCTCCTTTAATACCTGTCCTATCCCAAACAAGTGAAGTAACAGATACCCGTGTTTTTCGACAGTTTAATGCCTTCAAGCTTTCTTCAGATAATAGTGGTCACCCAACTTGGGTCAACCTTGTTCAGGATTTTGTAGAATTAATAAATCAGATCAAACCTACCACAATTATTACTCCGCATGAACAGTTAGACTCACACCCCGATCACAAAGCAGCAACTTCTGCTTTGCGAGAAGCCCTTTCAAAATCTAATCACCATCCTGATCACTTACTTCTATATACAAACCATCTAAGCACAACAGATATGCACCCTTTTGGCCCTGCTCATACATCCGTATCTTTGCCTCCTTCACTCGAAGTAACAAAAATTGAAAGTGTGTTTTCTTTTCCACTTAACGAGGAAGACCAGCTTGCCAAAGCTGTCTCCCTTGAAATGATGCATGACCTTCGTCGCCCACAAAAACTGAAACAAAAAATTCGCTCTGTACTCCAGTCTATTTTCATTGACAGAAAAACATCAAATTATGGCCACGATCCTTTTTTCCGAAAATCTGTTCGAAGCAATGAACTTTTTTTCATAGAATCTATAAATGATGATGCTTAA
- a CDS encoding glycosyltransferase family 32 protein — protein MNKVPKKIHFCWFGESQFNLTIKRCIASWKYHLPDYELVLWNESNFDVESNSFIKSAYRHKKYAFVSDYVRMFALYNQGGIYLDTDVEVFRSFEPLLKYDFFIGLEDIGRFGTSTIGCSAGHWLPEQMLTKYHSLSFDHKNLKKMVNVNIVSNILMEYGFDSKNHEETINNQKKLPIGSFGAAKKNSLPKNVYAKHLFDGSWNKGSKSKLSKSFKYLARGGLLSDINSLIKIIKYH, from the coding sequence TTGAATAAAGTACCAAAAAAAATACATTTTTGCTGGTTTGGTGAATCACAATTTAATTTAACAATTAAGCGATGCATAGCCTCATGGAAATATCACCTTCCCGACTATGAATTAGTCTTATGGAATGAGTCTAATTTTGATGTCGAATCAAACTCATTTATAAAATCGGCTTACAGACATAAAAAATATGCTTTTGTTTCAGATTATGTGCGTATGTTTGCACTCTATAATCAAGGAGGAATTTACCTTGATACTGACGTCGAAGTATTTAGAAGCTTTGAACCTCTGTTAAAGTATGATTTTTTTATTGGTTTGGAAGATATAGGTCGCTTTGGAACTTCAACCATTGGCTGTAGTGCAGGCCATTGGCTTCCTGAACAGATGTTAACTAAATATCACAGCTTATCCTTTGACCATAAGAATTTAAAAAAAATGGTTAATGTCAATATAGTTAGTAACATTCTTATGGAATATGGTTTCGATTCAAAAAACCATGAGGAAACAATAAATAATCAAAAAAAGCTTCCTATTGGAAGCTTTGGCGCAGCAAAGAAAAACTCACTTCCAAAAAATGTTTACGCCAAACATTTATTTGATGGAAGTTGGAACAAAGGTAGCAAATCAAAATTGAGTAAAAGCTTTAAGTACTTAGCTCGTGGCGGATTGCTATCTGACATCAATAGCTTGATAAAAATAATTAAATATCATTAA
- a CDS encoding O-antigen ligase family protein, with protein sequence MSYPQADQLPILQRFRAILLVWLSIGLFVQLSGNMWLPSGSSHAAQINLWFMLPCLLLLATYANRCTEVIKTKEELFIVLFILYFVISALWTTSDKSGVFNKYVRNGAYVMVYLAGITLLYLKRPKYLLHAIDIAMLVVAVGAIITFYIQLFGVDASFSYRETRIHEMGIGEFGKFSTPIQSANYFGAFTILAFGRLLNENNKAKVTILSLFTLIFFSYVFLTGSRGPLVGVVFAIIACLLTLRPKLILPACLISVTSIIALIVLTTDVSSLNLNSENFDSVMASVTSNRWFVWEKAIAKVLAEQPVIGFGADANMAFYNPLINFTYYHPHSGFVLITYETGLVGLFLYVLSMSSVIVASFKLLNVQHTKIAFGLLAFSFIAMLTDVHKVVTRPHEYWVFLWLPVGLVLAAKRETLQNKDQDLSRKVTTELEYSYEEKTSKPNVTQDS encoded by the coding sequence ATGTCATATCCTCAAGCTGATCAGCTTCCGATCTTACAGCGCTTTAGAGCAATTTTACTTGTCTGGTTATCCATAGGTCTTTTTGTACAACTATCAGGCAACATGTGGCTCCCCTCAGGAAGCAGTCATGCAGCACAAATTAACCTGTGGTTTATGCTCCCCTGCCTTTTGCTACTTGCTACATATGCAAATAGGTGCACAGAGGTGATCAAAACAAAAGAAGAATTATTTATCGTCTTGTTCATACTCTACTTTGTTATTAGTGCGTTATGGACAACCTCTGACAAATCCGGTGTCTTCAATAAGTATGTTCGAAATGGAGCATATGTTATGGTTTATCTCGCTGGAATTACCTTGCTTTATCTTAAAAGACCTAAGTATCTATTGCACGCTATTGATATTGCTATGCTGGTCGTTGCAGTAGGAGCAATTATCACTTTTTATATTCAACTCTTTGGTGTTGATGCAAGCTTCTCATACAGAGAGACAAGGATACATGAAATGGGGATTGGCGAGTTTGGTAAGTTCAGCACTCCTATCCAATCAGCTAACTATTTTGGAGCATTTACCATTCTGGCATTTGGTAGATTGCTGAATGAAAATAATAAAGCAAAAGTAACTATTCTCTCTTTATTTACATTAATTTTTTTCTCCTATGTATTTTTAACTGGATCAAGAGGTCCACTTGTCGGTGTTGTTTTTGCTATTATTGCTTGCCTGCTGACTCTTCGCCCCAAACTAATTTTACCTGCATGTCTTATTTCAGTTACAAGTATAATAGCGCTTATTGTTCTTACGACCGATGTATCTTCTCTAAACCTGAATTCTGAAAATTTTGATAGTGTTATGGCGTCAGTGACCAGTAATCGCTGGTTTGTTTGGGAAAAAGCAATAGCTAAAGTCCTGGCAGAGCAACCAGTTATTGGTTTTGGAGCTGATGCTAATATGGCATTCTATAATCCCCTTATTAATTTCACTTACTATCATCCTCATAGTGGCTTTGTTCTTATTACTTATGAAACAGGCTTAGTTGGATTGTTTCTTTATGTTCTTTCAATGAGTTCAGTAATTGTTGCAAGCTTTAAATTATTGAATGTACAGCATACAAAAATAGCATTTGGGTTACTAGCTTTCTCTTTTATAGCAATGTTGACTGATGTACATAAAGTTGTTACTCGTCCTCATGAGTACTGGGTTTTTCTCTGGCTACCTGTTGGTTTAGTACTGGCTGCTAAACGTGAAACATTGCAGAATAAGGATCAAGATTTATCAAGAAAAGTCACTACTGAGCTTGAATACTCTTATGAAGAAAAAACAAGCAAACCAAATGTAACTCAAGATAGCTAA
- a CDS encoding glycosyltransferase gives MKKVLQICHSYGAPFLDVARQYATTLSSLGFSVTTVYVKGAESEEVIRGSASDRVIFLNNSAKDIRGLKLKQIAQLREICKKDSFSFAVAHRFKSIYIATHIKELHVIGVHHCFGDYKRFSRRWHIYKNKKNITLLGVSNAIRDDMRKSLRKLDEGKIHTLYNRVDYQSLSANQKSKSQARSYLKLPENAYIFGNVGRLHKDKDQKTLIKAFAKICHQVPNSLLVILGKGELQEELQELSKTLSVESKVLFLGMVPKASQYFKAFDSFILTSDREPFGMVLLEAMVAGVPIAIADCGGAPEVTGNTAFKFQFGSDLELSELMLKLQALSSLQTISKAQEMQKRIQQYFTDEAVIQQFESILKTVSLSQQQKCK, from the coding sequence ATGAAAAAAGTTTTACAAATTTGTCATAGCTATGGAGCACCTTTTCTGGATGTTGCAAGACAATATGCAACAACGCTAAGTTCGTTGGGATTTTCAGTAACTACCGTATACGTAAAAGGCGCTGAATCAGAAGAAGTTATTAGAGGTTCAGCTTCTGACAGAGTCATTTTTCTGAACAACAGCGCAAAAGACATAAGAGGACTAAAACTTAAACAAATTGCCCAGCTTAGAGAAATTTGTAAGAAAGATTCGTTTAGCTTTGCAGTAGCTCACCGCTTCAAATCTATCTACATTGCCACTCATATTAAAGAACTTCACGTTATTGGAGTTCATCATTGCTTTGGTGATTATAAGCGTTTTTCCCGGCGCTGGCATATCTATAAAAACAAGAAAAACATTACGCTGCTAGGTGTTTCTAATGCCATTAGAGATGATATGCGTAAATCACTGAGAAAACTAGATGAAGGTAAGATACACACACTCTATAATAGAGTGGATTATCAATCACTCTCAGCAAACCAAAAATCTAAAAGTCAAGCAAGAAGTTATCTTAAGCTGCCAGAGAATGCTTATATATTTGGCAATGTAGGCCGCCTTCATAAAGACAAAGATCAAAAAACTTTGATAAAAGCATTTGCAAAGATTTGTCATCAAGTACCAAATTCGCTGTTGGTTATTCTCGGAAAAGGTGAACTTCAGGAAGAGCTTCAAGAGCTGAGCAAAACATTATCAGTTGAGAGTAAGGTTCTCTTTCTTGGAATGGTTCCAAAAGCCAGTCAGTACTTCAAAGCTTTTGATAGTTTTATTCTGACTTCCGATCGAGAGCCATTTGGGATGGTTTTGCTGGAAGCAATGGTTGCGGGTGTGCCAATTGCCATTGCTGACTGTGGTGGAGCACCAGAAGTAACAGGCAATACAGCTTTTAAATTTCAGTTTGGAAGCGATTTGGAACTATCAGAATTAATGCTTAAACTTCAGGCATTGAGCAGCTTACAAACAATTTCAAAAGCTCAAGAAATGCAAAAGAGAATTCAACAATATTTCACTGATGAAGCTGTTATTCAGCAGTTTGAGTCAATTCTAAAAACAGTATCTTTGAGTCAACAGCAAAAATGCAAATAA